In a genomic window of uncultured Flavobacterium sp.:
- a CDS encoding hydroxymethylglutaryl-CoA lyase, producing MNKEIKIIECPRDAMQGIKTFIPTKNKVTYIQALLRVGFDTIDFGSFVSPKAIPQMQDTAEVLAQLDLSQTTSKLLAIIANTQGAQLAAEHEPIQYLGFPFSISENFQMRNTHKTIAESLVTLEEILEIADKKNKEVVTYLSMGFGNPYGDPWNVEIVGEWTEKLAGMGVKILSLSDTVGSSTPEVITYLFSNLIPKYPQIEFGAHLHTTPNSWFEKIEAASNAGCTRFDGAIQGFGGCPMATDKLTGNMPTEKLISYFTANKKVTGLNSLSFESAYNEASKLFGKFH from the coding sequence TTGAATAAAGAAATCAAAATTATCGAATGTCCACGTGATGCCATGCAAGGCATCAAAACCTTTATTCCCACAAAAAATAAAGTTACCTACATACAAGCTTTGCTTCGTGTGGGGTTTGATACCATTGATTTTGGGAGTTTTGTATCTCCCAAAGCTATTCCGCAAATGCAAGATACCGCTGAGGTTTTGGCGCAGCTTGATCTTTCGCAAACCACCAGTAAATTATTGGCTATAATTGCAAATACGCAAGGAGCGCAATTAGCGGCAGAACACGAACCTATTCAATATTTGGGATTTCCGTTTTCTATATCTGAGAATTTTCAGATGAGAAATACCCATAAAACCATCGCAGAATCATTGGTTACACTTGAAGAAATTCTTGAAATCGCCGATAAAAAAAATAAAGAAGTTGTAACCTATCTTTCAATGGGTTTCGGGAATCCTTACGGAGATCCGTGGAATGTTGAAATTGTAGGCGAATGGACTGAAAAACTTGCAGGAATGGGCGTAAAAATATTATCGCTTTCAGATACTGTTGGAAGTTCTACGCCGGAAGTGATTACCTATCTTTTTTCGAATTTAATTCCAAAATATCCCCAAATTGAGTTTGGCGCACATTTGCATACAACGCCAAATAGTTGGTTCGAAAAAATTGAAGCAGCTTCAAATGCTGGTTGCACACGTTTTGATGGAGCAATTCAGGGATTTGGCGGCTGTCCAATGGCAACGGACAAACTAACCGGAAATATGCCTACAGAAAAATTGATTTCTTATTTTACCGCCAATAAAAAAGTAACTGGATTAAATTCCTTAAGTTTTGAAAGTGCTTATAATGAAGCATCAAAATTGTTTGGGAAATTTCATTAA
- a CDS encoding quinone-dependent dihydroorotate dehydrogenase: MYKLIIRPILFWFDPEEVHYFTFSFVKFISKIPGVSSIIRAIYEVKDSRLEREVFGIKFKNPVGLAAGFDKDAKLYKELSDFGFGFIEIGTVTPVGQEGNPKKRLFRLKEDQAIINRMGFNNGGVLEAVERLKKNSGVLIGGNIGKNKVTPNENAVDDYIICFDALFDHVDYFVVNVSSPNTPNLRALQDKEPLTALLQTLQNRNVEKQKTSTQKIKPILLKIAPDLTDEQLLDIIDIVKTTQIAGVIATNTTISRDGLQSENKSEMGGLSGKPLTKRSTEVIRFLSEKSNKAFPIIGVGGIHSADDAIEKLNAGASLVQLYTGFIYEGPALIKAINKKVLKNL, from the coding sequence ATGTATAAATTGATAATTCGCCCGATACTTTTTTGGTTTGATCCGGAAGAAGTACATTATTTTACTTTTTCATTTGTTAAATTCATTTCAAAAATACCAGGAGTTTCATCAATAATCAGAGCGATTTACGAAGTAAAAGACAGTCGTTTAGAGCGTGAAGTTTTCGGCATTAAATTCAAAAATCCAGTTGGACTTGCCGCAGGATTTGATAAAGATGCTAAGTTGTACAAAGAGCTTTCTGATTTTGGTTTTGGATTCATCGAAATCGGAACCGTAACGCCGGTTGGTCAGGAAGGAAATCCTAAGAAACGTTTATTTCGTTTAAAAGAAGATCAGGCAATTATTAACCGAATGGGTTTTAATAATGGCGGAGTTCTTGAAGCCGTAGAACGTTTAAAAAAGAATTCAGGAGTTTTAATTGGAGGAAACATTGGGAAAAACAAAGTAACGCCAAACGAAAATGCTGTTGATGATTATATCATTTGCTTCGATGCTTTGTTTGATCATGTAGATTATTTTGTTGTGAATGTAAGTTCGCCAAATACTCCAAATCTAAGAGCGCTACAAGACAAAGAACCTTTGACAGCTTTATTGCAAACACTACAAAACAGAAATGTAGAAAAGCAAAAAACAAGTACTCAAAAAATAAAACCAATACTTTTAAAAATTGCTCCGGATCTTACAGACGAGCAATTATTGGATATTATTGATATTGTAAAAACCACTCAAATTGCTGGAGTAATTGCTACAAATACAACAATTTCAAGAGACGGATTACAGTCTGAAAATAAATCTGAAATGGGCGGATTATCAGGAAAACCATTAACAAAACGTTCGACTGAAGTAATTCGTTTTCTTTCGGAAAAAAGCAACAAAGCGTTTCCAATTATTGGAGTAGGAGGAATTCATTCTGCAGATGATGCCATCGAAAAGCTAAATGCCGGAGCAAGTTTAGTACAATTGTATACCGGATTTATCTACGAAGGTCCAGCTTTGATAAAAGCAATTAATAAAAAGGTTTTAAAGAATTTGTAA